One Vigna unguiculata cultivar IT97K-499-35 chromosome 7, ASM411807v1, whole genome shotgun sequence genomic region harbors:
- the LOC114191391 gene encoding putative glycine-rich cell wall structural protein 1, with translation MASSKVLGVAFIALFILDLAFAARVPESFFTGRGGGGGGGGGGGGGGGGGIGRGSGYGSGYGSGGGEGYGGGIGGSGGGGGRGGGGGGGGGTGGSGFGSGSGYGYGSGSGSGIGGGTNGGGGGGEGGGGGGGGGNGGSGFGSGEGRGFGSGSGSGRGGQGGGGGGGGGGGGGGGGSNGGSGYGSGSGYGYGSGWGGGGNDEFP, from the coding sequence ATGGCAAGCTCCAAGGTATTAGGGGTTGctttcattgctttgttcatTCTCGACCTTGCATTTGCTGCCAGGGTCCCAGAAAGTTTTTTTACCGGaagaggtggtggtggtggaggagggGGTGGCGGAGGAGGGGGTGGCGGCGGTGGTATTGGACGTGGTTCTGGGTATGGATCGGGGTATGGCTCAGGTGGGGGTGAAGGGTATGGCGGAGGGATAGGAGGAAGTGGTGGAGGCGGTGGAAGaggaggaggtggtggtggcggtggaGGAACGGGTGGTTCTGGGTTCGGGTCCGGATCAGGGTATGGATACGGGTCAGGGTCTGGCTCCGGGATTGGTGGCGGTACGAAtggtggaggaggaggtggGGAAGGtggaggaggtggtggaggtggaggtAACGGTGGTTCTGGTTTCGGAAGTGGTGAAGGAAGGGGTTTCGGAAGTGGAAGTGGAAGTGGAAGGGGAGGacaaggtggtggtggtggtggaggaggtggtggtggaggtggcGGAGGAGGTAGCAATGGAGGTTCTGGGTATGGAAGTGGATCAGGGTATGGTTATGGATCTGGTTGGGGTGGAGGAGGAAATGATGAGTTCCCTTAA